The segment TCACAATGGAAGAAGAAGGTATTTCAAAGGTCGTATCAGTCAGACTTTAAAAATCAGTAGGTAGTAGGAAGTAAGCAGTAACAGAAAAAACAGGCATAGGCTACTTACAATTTTCTGTATACTGTATCCCTAACACCCAAGTCGAGTTTATCTAATATAATTAAATAGTTAATCTTTTATCGGTTACCGATATGTGATAATAGTCAATTTTTTTGTTGACATTTTTGTATATAACACTATCATTATAGAAAGACAAGGGGGATGGGGGGTATAAATCATAGACAATATTATAATCAAATCCTCAATTTCCGTCGATCTTCCTTATTGTTATCCTTACATTTGGCAAAAAAATATTTTTATTAAGGAGGTGATTAAATAACAAGGTTTTTTATAAAGGGTTTTTATAAAAAGAAAGGAGGGTTTTTATGCAACCTATACAAGTAGCACAAACTGTTTTACCTGATCCATCAGTCCTCATGTACCCATGGTATGTCTGGTGGGTAGTGATAATCGGGCTGACCCTGATGACATTCATAGGGACATGGATAATCACAAGGGGGTGGAAAGAATGAACCCACAATTATTTGAAGTACCAAAGGCAACGGCAGCAACAGCAGTGTGGGGCGCAATTGGTGTAGCAATTATACTGGCAGTTTCGGTTATACTCGGGATTTTATCAAAAAAACAATGGAAATCCTTTGATGAATATCTCGTTGGGAAAAGGGATATAGGGCCCTGGATTACAGGCGCTGCCCTTTGTGCATCGTATCTATCAGGATGGGCGTTCTGCGGTAGCACCGGTATCGTATATTCTCTTGGTTTCTCCGGCATGTGGTTTGCCGGCATATGGAGCCTCCTCGGTTTAGTCCCCTGTTGCTGGCTTGCAGCAATAAAAACAAGGGAATTCTCCGCAAAACTCGGTGCAGCAACGCTTCCAGAAACAATCGGGAGAAGGTTTGAGAGCAAAATGCTCCAGACCGTCATAGCAGTAGTTATGCTCTATTTTCTCTTCATGTATTCTGTTGGTCAGTTAAAGGCAGCCGGTGGTGTCTGGTATGCAGTAACAGGACTTCCGCCGCTCTGGTGTTTGCTCCTCTCAATATTCATTGCCTGGCTGTACATGGTTCTCGGCGGATATATAGGAACCCAGTGGTCTATGGCATTTCAGGGGTTTTTCCTCGGGATTGTGGGTGCTGTCCTCGGCATATGGGCAATCATATGGGCAGGTGGTTTTTATGAAATATCTTCAAAGCTGTATATGGAACCAAAGGTTGGCCCTGCACTTATTAAACTGATGAGGCCGGAGCTTCCAAAGCTTGGTCCAACACAACTCTTCTCGAGTCTTGTAGGAATCCTTGCAACACCGGTCATCTTCTTCACAATGGCAATCGGCTTCCCCCATAATGTAAGCAGGTTCCTCGGTATGGCCAAGTTGAACAAAGCCGGATACTGGAAATTACTCACCACTGTGTACCTCGTAGCCGGTATCCCCATCATGCTCGACTGCTCGAGCAACGGTCTTGTGGCAAGGATGGTTTACGGGCCCAGACTCCTCGCAATAAAACCCTGGATGGGCGACCTCGCAGCGCCATATCTTGCTCATGCAGTGGGTGGGGTACCCATGATGACCCTTTACGTCATGGGTCTCTTCGCAGCAGCGCTTTCTACCCTTGCAGCCATGGTATTTATTATGAGCGCCAACGTGACAAGGGACATTATAAAGACATGGTGGCCCAAGGTATCGGATAAGGCGATGCTCAATTTAGGGTATTTCTTGATCGCCCTCTTCCTCTTCCTCCCCTTCTACTGGACACTTGTAAATCCGCCTCCACTGCTTTCAATCTTTATGGGTCTCGCCGCCATGGGTCTCGGCGCTATTTTCTTCTTCGTAACAGCAATATCCTATTACTGGAAAAGGGCAACAAAATGGGGCGCTTTGCTCTGCGTACTGTATGGTACTGGCATGTCCATATACGGCGGGTATGCAGTGCTCTATAAGAAATACGTCGGCATGGGCACCCTTGAGTGGTGGCTCGTTATAGGTTGTGGCGTGCTCTACTTCTTAGTGAGCTTCATTACAAAACCGCCATCAAAGGAACTGCTCGATAAATTGTTCCCGGCGAAACAGTAAAAGATGGTTAATACAAAAAAGAGGGGCTTTTGCCCCTCTTTTTTTATTTTTTCATGCACTTTCCCAAAAAAAGATGGATGGATATAAGAATAACCTGTTCGGGTGAAAAATGGATAATGATACCGTGAAACTTATATACGAAATTTTGTGGCTTGCAGCCGGTGTTTGTATTTTGGGATACTGGGTCAGGCGGTTTATTAAATGGTTTCAAAAAAGGCGTAATTCTACCAGGTAATGCCCTTCTGTTTCAGGTAGTCCTGTGTTTCCTTGTTGCCCAAACGGGCGGCAATTCTGTAGTTTTTGATAGCTTCACTCTGATTGTTTAAACTTTCGTATATACTCCCGAGTCCGGCGTATGCACGCGCAAAGTCAGGATTTAGCTCTGTAACCTTCTGAAAGTCTTTCATGGCTTCCTGATCCCTGTTAATAGAAAACAATACAACGCCTCTGTTGTAGTATGCCTCAATGAACTTCGGATCCTTTTCAACAGCCATATTCAGAAGTTCCAATGCCTCCTGTGGATACCCTGCATCAATAAACTGATATGCTTTTTTAAAATACTCTTTTGCTTCAGGCTCTTTCTGGACACATCCAGTGCATGACGCACTGAAAATAAACAGAAAACAGGATAACAACCAGATAGAAAATCGTTTTTTTCTAAACATCGGACTCCTTAAA is part of the Pseudomonadota bacterium genome and harbors:
- a CDS encoding sodium:solute symporter family protein, which translates into the protein MNPQLFEVPKATAATAVWGAIGVAIILAVSVILGILSKKQWKSFDEYLVGKRDIGPWITGAALCASYLSGWAFCGSTGIVYSLGFSGMWFAGIWSLLGLVPCCWLAAIKTREFSAKLGAATLPETIGRRFESKMLQTVIAVVMLYFLFMYSVGQLKAAGGVWYAVTGLPPLWCLLLSIFIAWLYMVLGGYIGTQWSMAFQGFFLGIVGAVLGIWAIIWAGGFYEISSKLYMEPKVGPALIKLMRPELPKLGPTQLFSSLVGILATPVIFFTMAIGFPHNVSRFLGMAKLNKAGYWKLLTTVYLVAGIPIMLDCSSNGLVARMVYGPRLLAIKPWMGDLAAPYLAHAVGGVPMMTLYVMGLFAAALSTLAAMVFIMSANVTRDIIKTWWPKVSDKAMLNLGYFLIALFLFLPFYWTLVNPPPLLSIFMGLAAMGLGAIFFFVTAISYYWKRATKWGALLCVLYGTGMSIYGGYAVLYKKYVGMGTLEWWLVIGCGVLYFLVSFITKPPSKELLDKLFPAKQ
- a CDS encoding tetratricopeptide repeat protein, translated to MFRKKRFSIWLLSCFLFIFSASCTGCVQKEPEAKEYFKKAYQFIDAGYPQEALELLNMAVEKDPKFIEAYYNRGVVLFSINRDQEAMKDFQKVTELNPDFARAYAGLGSIYESLNNQSEAIKNYRIAARLGNKETQDYLKQKGITW